The Sandaracinus amylolyticus genomic interval GCGACGCGCAGGCGTCAGCGCGAAGCTGAGCGTCGCGTGCTCTCCGGCGCGCGCGAGCTCGACCTCGTTCTCCGCGGGCAGGTACCCGTCGTGCTCGAGCACCACGCGATGGCGCGCCGGCAGCACCTCGGCGATCAGCGGCGTCGTCCCGATGCGCGTGCCGTCGATGCGCACCGACGCGCCCGGCGGCGTCGAGTCCACGCGCAGGCTCGCGGTCGCCGCGGCTGCGGGCAGCTGCATCGTCAGCTCTCGGATCTCGCCGGGCTCGACCGTGATCTGCTCGCTCGCGACGAGCCCGCCGCTCGCGTCGCGGATCTCGATGCGGTGCGCGCCCGGCTCGAGCGCGACGATCGCGGGCGTCGGGCCGAGCGGCCGCGCGTCGACGAAGAGCGGATGTCCCGCGGGCACGCTCGAGACGCGCAGCTCCGCAGGCGCGCGCGGCGTCGCCGCCGCGGCGGGAGGCAACGGCGGCGGCGCGCTCGGCGCGGTCGTCGGCGGATCGGGCGGCGCCTCGGGCGCGCCGAGCACCATCGCGCCGCCGGCGAGGGCCGCGAGCGTCACGACGAGCGCGCCGGCGACGAGCGCGATGCGCGTGCGCGACGACCGCTGTGGCTCGACGTCGGGGGCGCGCGCGAACGAAGGAGGCGTGCCGCGCGGCGGCGTCGGTGGCGCGAGCGGCACCGCGGCAGGAGCGCGCGCGACCACCGTCGCGTCGAGCTCGTCTCCCGTCGGCACGTCGAGGATCCGCCGCGTCGCGCGCGGAGGCTCGCTGCCCGACACGATCGGCTGCGTGCCCGGCGGCGGGCGCTCCGAGGACTTCGCGGCGACCGTGCCCGCCGCGCGCGGCGCGCGCGCGTCCTCCTCCAGCGCGTCGGGGAAGAGGTGCCGCACGTATCGACCGAGCTCGACCGTGCCCGTCGGCTCGACGCCGCTGCGCAGGTACGCCTCGAGATCGGCGCGCAGCGCGAGCGCGTCGGCGTACCGATCCGCGGGCCGCGGCGCGAGCGCGCGCCGGACCACGGTCGCGAGCGCGCTCGGCATGCGGTCGACCCGCTCGAGCGCCGGGATCGTGCCCTTCGCGCTCATCGTCTTCGCAGCGCGGAAGTCGTCGTGCGGGAAGAGCGGCTCACCGAGCACCGACTCGAAGAGCAGGATCCCGACGTTGAAGAGATCGCTGCGCGCGTCGAGCGTGTCGCCGCGCGCCTGCTCGGGCGAGAGGTACGCGAGCTTGCCCTTCACCACGCCGTGCTCGGTCGCCTCGCGCGACTTGCCGCCGGTGCGCGCCTTCGCGATGCCGAAGTCCGCGAGCTTCACCGCGCCGTCGAACGACACCAGCACGTTCGACGGAGTCACGTCGCGATGCACCACGCCGGCGGGGCGCCCGTCGACCCGCAGTGCGTGCGCGTGGGCGAGCGCCTCGCACACGAAGGACACGATCTTGGCCGCGTGGTGCGGCGGCAGACCGCCGCTGCGCCCGAACGCCCTGCCCTGCTCCACCGCGCGCACGATCAGCGCGCGCAGATCGACGCCGCGCACCAGCTCCATCGCGAGCCAGAGCACCTCGCCCTCGACGTCGGGCTCGCTGCCGAAGTCGTACACGTGCACGACGTTCGGGTGCGAGAGCAGCGCCGCGAGGCGCGCCTCGTCGCGGAACATGCGCGTGAACTCGGGATCGGCCGCGAGGTGCGGCAGGATGCGCTTCACGACGAGGTCGCGCGCGAACCCGTCCTTGCCCTCCTGCCTCGCGAGGAAGATCTCCGCCATGCCGCCGGCGGCCAGCCGGCGTACGAGCCGGTAGGGGCCGAGCGGGATCCCGACTGCCATCGGGGCGAGCGTACCGCGATCCCGCCCGTCCGAGGCGCTTGCGTCGCGATGCGGTCCCCGCGTAACACAACGACCGGATTGCCCACGCGACGCGAGCCCCGATCGCTCTCGTCCGAGTCGGACGCGATGCTCGAGGCGCTCTTCACGAGCCCCTCGGTCGGCCTCGCCTTGCTCGACGCGGATCTCCGCTTCGTGCGGGTCAACGCGCTGGTCGCCGCGCTCGACGGCGCGCCGATCGAGGCGCACGTCGGGCGCACCGTCGAGGACGTGATGCCGTCGCTCGCGCCCGTGCTCGTCCCGCTGCTGAAGGGCGTGCTCGAGCGTGGCGAGCCGCGGCTCGACGTCGCGCTGCCGACCGAGCGCGCGCAGGTGCTCGCGAGCTTCTTCCCGATGCGCCTGCGGGACGGCTCCCGCGGCGTCACGGTGGTCTGCGTCGATCGCAGCGGCTCGGGCGACGCGTCACTGCTCGGGCGCCTCCGCTTCGACGATCTCGTCGCGCGCCTCTCGGCGGAGCTCGCGGAGGTCTCGCCCGAGCGCCTCGACCGCACGCTCGAGCAGTCGCTCGAAGCCGTCGCGACGACGTTCGACGCCGATCGCGCGCTGGTGATGCTCCTCGACGCGCAGAGCGCGACGATCCGGCGCACGCACGAGTGGCATCGCGCCGACCTCGAGGCCCTGCCCGGGCTCGAGGTGCCGATGCCGGTCGCCGCGTTCCCGTGGGCGTCGGAGAAGCTCTTCGCGGGCCAGCCGGTGCTCTCCAGCAACTTCGAGGGCCTGCCCGAGCACGCCGAGGCGGAGCGGCTGCTCCTGCACCTCGACGGGCCCGGCTCGACGGCGATCGAGCCGCTGCGCGTCGGTCCGCGCACGCTCGGCATCGTCGTGTTCTCGTGGCGCGAGCGGGCGCGCGACTGGACGCCGCTGCTGCGCGCTCGCCTGCGCACCGTCGCAGAGCTGATCGCGACCGCGCTCGATCGCCGCGAGCTCGAGCGCACCGCGCACGATCGGCTGCGCTTCGAGCAGCTGCTCTCGCGCATCTCGACGAGCCTGATCGAGGCGAGCGCGGCCCGCCTCGACGACGCGATCGGCTCCGCGCTGCGCATGCTCGCCCAGGCGATGGAGGTCGATCGCGCGTACGTCTACGAGATCGACGAGGAGACCGCGACCGCGCGCTCGGTGTACCAGCACGCCGAGCCGGGCGTGCCCGAGATCAAGACGCGCGTGTGGTCGTTCGCGAAAGACGCGGCGTGGGGCCTCGCCGAGCTCCGCGCCGGTCGTGCGCTCGTGGTCCCGCGCGTCGAGGAGCTGCCCGAGCGCGCGGCCGCCGAGCGCGACGTCCTGCTCGCGGGTGGCGTGCGCTCGCTGCTGATCGCGCCGATGCGCGTCGGCGATCGTCTGATCGGCATCGTCGGGACCGACACGCGCCGCGAGATCGCCTGGTCCGACGTCGTCGTCTCGCGCGCACAGCTCGTCGGCGAGATCTTCGCGAGCGCCGTCGATCGACGCCGCCTCGAGCGCCTCGCCGCGGAGCGCCAGCGGATCGACGCGCTGCTCGCGACGATCTCGACCGCGCTGATCGACGCGCCCGCGGAGCGCATCGACGAGGAGCTCGGCGGCGCGCTCGCGCGCATCTGCGTGGAGCTGGGCCTCGTGCGCGCCCTCGTCATGCGCTTCGATCGCGCGGCGAGCACGTTCCGCGTGACCCACCACGCGGGCGCGCCGGCCGCGTTCGACGTCGGCGTCGATCAGCCGCGGAGCGAGCTCGAGGGCGCGCTCGCGCCGACGCTCTCGCGCGGCGTCCACCTCGTGCGCACCGCCGCGCTCCCTCCCGGGCGCCTGCGCGAGACGTGGGAGCGCCAAGGGATCGTGGGCGCGGCCGCCGCGGCGCTGCGCCGGCACGACGACGTCGTCGGCGCGCTCGTGTTCCTCTCTCGCGAGGAGCGCGCCTTCGAGGGCACGTTCCGCGCGCGCATCCTGCTGATGGAGGACGTCGTCGCGCACGCGCTCGCACGCCGCGACGCCGAGCTCGCACGGCGCGCCGCGTTCGACGAGCTCGAGCGCATGAAGGCGCAGCTCGAGCGCGAGCGCGACTACCTCCGCGAGGAGATCCGCGGCGAGCACGACGTGCACGCGATCGTCGCGCAGAGCGCGGCGCAGCAGCGCGTC includes:
- a CDS encoding serine/threonine-protein kinase, whose amino-acid sequence is MAVGIPLGPYRLVRRLAAGGMAEIFLARQEGKDGFARDLVVKRILPHLAADPEFTRMFRDEARLAALLSHPNVVHVYDFGSEPDVEGEVLWLAMELVRGVDLRALIVRAVEQGRAFGRSGGLPPHHAAKIVSFVCEALAHAHALRVDGRPAGVVHRDVTPSNVLVSFDGAVKLADFGIAKARTGGKSREATEHGVVKGKLAYLSPEQARGDTLDARSDLFNVGILLFESVLGEPLFPHDDFRAAKTMSAKGTIPALERVDRMPSALATVVRRALAPRPADRYADALALRADLEAYLRSGVEPTGTVELGRYVRHLFPDALEEDARAPRAAGTVAAKSSERPPPGTQPIVSGSEPPRATRRILDVPTGDELDATVVARAPAAVPLAPPTPPRGTPPSFARAPDVEPQRSSRTRIALVAGALVVTLAALAGGAMVLGAPEAPPDPPTTAPSAPPPLPPAAAATPRAPAELRVSSVPAGHPLFVDARPLGPTPAIVALEPGAHRIEIRDASGGLVASEQITVEPGEIRELTMQLPAAAATASLRVDSTPPGASVRIDGTRIGTTPLIAEVLPARHRVVLEHDGYLPAENEVELARAGEHATLSFALTPARREEPRRDPPRRGGGAASARATASGALTIATTPWSEVYLGGRHLGTTPLANVALPAGTHVITLRAPGRSPQRTTVTIRANETTRVRLEL
- a CDS encoding sigma 54-interacting transcriptional regulator, translating into MPTRREPRSLSSESDAMLEALFTSPSVGLALLDADLRFVRVNALVAALDGAPIEAHVGRTVEDVMPSLAPVLVPLLKGVLERGEPRLDVALPTERAQVLASFFPMRLRDGSRGVTVVCVDRSGSGDASLLGRLRFDDLVARLSAELAEVSPERLDRTLEQSLEAVATTFDADRALVMLLDAQSATIRRTHEWHRADLEALPGLEVPMPVAAFPWASEKLFAGQPVLSSNFEGLPEHAEAERLLLHLDGPGSTAIEPLRVGPRTLGIVVFSWRERARDWTPLLRARLRTVAELIATALDRRELERTAHDRLRFEQLLSRISTSLIEASAARLDDAIGSALRMLAQAMEVDRAYVYEIDEETATARSVYQHAEPGVPEIKTRVWSFAKDAAWGLAELRAGRALVVPRVEELPERAAAERDVLLAGGVRSLLIAPMRVGDRLIGIVGTDTRREIAWSDVVVSRAQLVGEIFASAVDRRRLERLAAERQRIDALLATISTALIDAPAERIDEELGGALARICVELGLVRALVMRFDRAASTFRVTHHAGAPAAFDVGVDQPRSELEGALAPTLSRGVHLVRTAALPPGRLRETWERQGIVGAAAAALRRHDDVVGALVFLSREERAFEGTFRARILLMEDVVAHALARRDAELARRAAFDELERMKAQLERERDYLREEIRGEHDVHAIVAQSAAQQRVMTSVEAVASTSASVLVRGETGVGKELIARAIHARSPRAERPLVKVDCASIPHELFEREFFGQVRGAIAGALEDRVGRFELADRGTLFLDEVGEIPLEMQSKLLRVLQDGALERIGDPRTRRVDVRVIAATNRDLEADVAAGRFRRDLYYRLGVFPLEVPPLRERAEDVLPLARYYLRRSVKALGRGPLELTRVHERLLIDHDWPGNVRELANVIERAVILSSGSELRLDLAMPKRARTTPVATPPAVVPSAARDEPEKPAPAPIRTESELRELERANLLAALERAGGRIAGRGGAAEVLGVRPSTLRDRMRAFGIEARHYRRS